From Brassica rapa cultivar Chiifu-401-42 chromosome A06, CAAS_Brap_v3.01, whole genome shotgun sequence:
GTTGAGCTATGGGCTTTGGCTTATCATAGGACAATATATCCTGTTCCTCATATGTCTGATTGGGTTATACCAGAAGAAGTTAGAGCACTGAAAGTACTTCCTCCGGATTATGATGTCAAGAAAGGAAGACTACAACAAACAAGGTTTCCATCAGCAGGAGAATCTCGTGGAAGAGGAAAAAGAGGCAAAGGGAGTGGCAGAGGAAAAGCCAGAGGCACGGGGAGAACCAGAGGAGAAGGTATGGCAGCATATTTTGAATGTGGAAGTGCTTCGGGTTCAGGTGTTTGATTGTGTTATTTGGACTACTAGGATTACTGATATAACTTTGTCTTTCTGCTTTGTAAACACTCGTGCACCAGTATCTTGCTCATAAAGTTCTTTCCACCaaattttcttctccttcacaACTAACCAGTGGTTCCATGTATCACTTGCGCTACCCTCAGGATTATACTCTGGCTCCTCATCAATGATGCGAGCCAACAAAGTTTCCTCACCCAGAGTTGGAACCAACACACTGTTAATAAcctgaaaaaaaataatcagtAAGATCAGTTTATATTCTTCTAGTTTCTACTAAAAAGAGTATATACATATACCTTTGTTTTTCCAAGAGCAGTATATATATCTTCTAAAGGATAACCCTTCATGCTACTCTTGGTAAACCGGCTCTTGCACATCCTAGGACAATCTTCACAGGGACTGTCTGCAGAGAGTCTAAATTTTTTTCCCAGCTTAGGAATACACTCAAAAGCCAAAACCTACCCAAATATTGTCACAGTATCAGATCTCTGGTTATAAAACAActaatattttactaaattgTATGCTTTACCTGTAACGGAATTACAAATCCAGGAAAGCCGCATGCCGGGTGCACTTCACCCTTCAAAAGCTCCATCATATGCTTGATGTTCTTTACTGCATCCTCAAATGTTAGACGACCCCAAGGAAATGTTTTGCAAGCTTCCAAATCATCCACAACCCTTAAGATGAACGGGTCTACTGGTCCGGTATCCTTTGCCTGTCCTCTGATAACCCGACCAAGAAAGAACAAAACAGCCATCTTCAATCTATCATTACATGCCGTCTTCATAGACAACAACTTCTGCTCCACATCTGTTATGGTGATCTTCTTTAGTCCACCAAAGTAATAATCTACAAACTTAGTACCCCCGAGCTTCAAATATTTCCTCGGATACTCATGGCAGTCTAAGCCAGAGATGAGGGCATGCTCCCTCATAGAATAGCGGATGGGCACACCATTCACGCCAAACCATgcaacatcttcttctttttcagtACGAATGGTGCGCATCAGTAACATCCACATTGCTTGGAGCTTCAAGTATTTTTCAGAAGGCATGTGGAAGAAATGACGAAACTGAGGATGGCTTGTGAAACATTTAACTTCCTCCTTCAGCTTCTTAATCACGTCGACTGTGTCCTTCACAGAGCACTTGGTCTGAATCTTGCAAGTCTTCGTAAACTCAGTGCTCTTGAAATAAAATTCAAGGGGCTGCGGTGGTTGCCTTGCCTGCaaccataatatatatatatatatatgtattagtcaTTTATTACTACTAAAACTATTATACTTTCTCACAAACAATGATTAgtataaattgcaaaaaaaaattaccttagATGATACAGCAGACATGTCTTCACTTTCAGAATCAAGTGAGAGCGAAACTGCAGTCTTTTCTCTCACTCGAGTACTCTCTTCATGGACTACATCTTCTCCAACCGGCTCATTCTCATCTGAGACTGCCTTTCTAGCTCTAGTTCTAGTGGAGACTCCACCGGAAAAACTAGATGGATTCTTTCTTTTTCGACCCTTTATTTTCTGTACAAGATGTTAATCAAAACAACTCAATTACTTTATATGCAATAGCTCAATAAAACTTCACCATGATTTTTATTTCTCCTTTTCTagtaaaaccaaaataatattatacctCAGAGGGTTCACACAGATCAGGAGAGAGATCATCACTATTGTTCCTGTCAGATTGCTCTTCCACATGCTCTTTTACAACAGGAGCAACGTTTTCTCGGGCTCTTGTGGAGTTCTCACTTTTCTTCTGAGTCGATTTTTTTCTTCCATGCTTGCCTGCCATTATCTCCTCCTTCCTCTGAacatccaaaaataaaataacacaaACAACACACATTCATGTACAATCCAGAATAATTACTTTATGTAATCTAAAAACCATTCATTCAATCAAATTAATCTTCAATTTCCCCTAATTTTTATCTGACATAAATATCAAACAAAACGAAATCAAGGTTAAGAAATTACTTACAAAGATGAAGAATGTCGATTTGAGAGTCTTGATtaaaacagaggaagaagaagaaaggagaagaaacGATGAGTCTCGATTTAGGGTTTTTGTTGGAGAGAAGACAAGAGGGAGCCTCTTTGTCGTCGTTTCTGGGAATCAAAAGAAAAGGGGGGAGAACacgaaaaaaagagagagaagagagaagaaactGAAACGCATCGTTTAAGTTTATGAACTGGGTTATACCCATATGTGTTTGGATGGGTCGGGTTTGGGTGGTTGGATTATGTAATTATCTGATTTAGTTAGGGTTGTATATGTATTTAACacgtttttgtatttaaaaaaaaatagaaaacaaattatattttaatgatggGAGAAGTTAGAGCTTTTCAAAGGTCCCAGGGGCGTCTGAGAATAAAGTCCGGATGTGTcggctagagagagagaggggtaaaaaaggtaaaaaaggaAAGCCCAACAAAACGTGAGGAGCAGAAAGAAGACAGATAATAACATACACAAAGGGGGGAGGGGGGGCCCAATCATCAACATTTGAATCGAATCTCATCCTCATCGTCCtcctcgtcgtcgtcgtcttcctCCTTTAACCCGTCACCGTCGTTGGGAGTTTTCTCGGCGATTGGGACCTTTCCTCACGAAAATtcaaatcttttttatttaacattAGAACTTTCCATTTGAGAGAAAAAAGATCCAATTTTTATCCTCCCTTCTCCTCGACGCCATTGTGTTTTTTggtcaaaaggaaaaaaaaagaagctaaaaccatttttttcttaaatagttttttttttcattttcttgttggGAGAGGAGGACTTGTAATCTGCTCTTGCTGTTAAGAGAATCAATCTGGATCTGAACAAGAAGAAGCTCTCTTCTACCCTCTCCTCCTTGCAGGTTTGATCTTTGTTTCAATACAAAGATTCAAGAAAACATATGATCTCTTTTATGTGTCTTGACAAAGCAGCAACCTTGTGTCTTTTTTTGCTCAAAGTTTGCAGCTTTAGATGATCCTTAATTGACCCGTCACCGTTCTTTAAACATGGGAGAGTGGGTCATCGGAgctttcatcaatatttttggAAGCGTTGCTATTAATTTCGGCACTAACCTTCTCAAATTGGGACATAACGAGGTCTGCATTTGCCTCTTTGCTTACATTTGATCTCGTGAATCTTACTTTGTTTGTGTGTAATGTCAGAGAGAGAGGTTAGCTTTACAGGATGGTGGTGGAGGAAAGACGCCGTTGAAGCCTATTATACATTTTCAGACATGGAGAGTTGGTATTGCTTTGGGTCTTAAACCTTTTCTTTCCCATTAATGAGGAAGCTAGTTCTGAGCTTTATGTTGTTGGATACTTATAGGGATCCTTGTCTTTCTTCTTGGGAACTGCCTCAATTTCATTTCGTTTGGTTATGCTGCTCAGGTTGAGTCATTTGTTAAACACTCCCTACTTGCACTAATAACATTTTCTCTTTTGGTTTTCTTACCTTGACGTACTACTCTCTTTGCAGTCGCTTCTAGCAGCTCTTGGATCCATTCAGTTTGTATCCAACATAGCGTTTGCTTATGTTGTATTGAACAAAATGGTGACTGTCAAGTACGTCAACCATCCTATCTGCAATCTTTAATTTACTTAATGCCTCCCTCTTCTAATATCTTTGGTATGCCTTTCTTACAGAGTACTTGTCGCTACAGCCTTTATAGTTCTTGGAAACGTTTTCCTGGTAGCATTTGGTAATCATCAGTCACCAGGTAACTGTTCTTGAAccgagagtttttttttttttgttcacaagGCGTGAACTAATATGCAAGTCTTCTGTGCTCAGTTTTCACACCCGAACAGTTGGCAGAAAAATACAGCAATGCCACATTCTTAGTATACTGTGGGATTTTGATTTTAATCGTAGCCGTAAACCATTTCCTCTATAGGTGCGTCTTGCATTTGAAACTCTAGTCTTTCAACTATCTGTCCTCTTTCTTGATATCTTTAATCGGAATATTCAGGAAGGGAGAAGTTTTGTTATCTACACCTGGACAAGAGATTAGCTCCTACTGGAAAATGTTGCTTCCTTTCTCATATGCTGTTGTCTCTGGTGCTATAGGATCATGTTCGGTTTTATTCGCCAAGTCACTGTGAGTTTGTAAATCTGCTGGCTTTACTTGAATAAACTGAGAAGTTATGCCCTTGACTTCAAGTGCTTATATTAGTTTCATTTTGCAGCTCAAACTTGCTGAGATTGGCCATGTCTAGTAGCTATCAATTGCACAGCTGGTTCACATACTCTATGCTTCTTTTATTCCTTAGTACAGCTGGATTCTGGGTAAAGCCTTAAAGCTGATGAAATTCTTTTCTGCAATGAAGTTACTAAAATAACTTTGAGACAATGCAGTTACTAAAGTAAAAATGTCTTTTATGTGCTTCTCTTGCAGATGACAAGATTAAATGAAGGATTATCTCTATATGATGCAATTCTTATAGTTCCAATGTTTCAGATTGCTTGGACTTTCTTCTCCATTTGTACAGGATTCATATACTTTCAAGAGTTTCAGGTTCATTTATTCTCTTAATTTTCACGCTATTCCTCTCTTTTCTTTGACTTCGGGCTAAGAAGGGATCTAAGAAGATTAGTTTGGCCATCTTTTATCATCAAGCttatcattttcttcttctttaaacaGGTTTTCGATGCGCTAAGAACAACAATGTTCATATCAGGAATGCTATGCGTATTCATAGGCATATCTTTACTAGCACCTGATGATACAAGAGGCAACGAATCAAAAGACAATACATCTTCTCTTGACTCAATAGTGTCCTCTGACGTGCCATCCGAGGAGGACAGGTTAGTAACGCGTACTTGTTAGATCATTAATTCAGaaccttttaataaaattagcTATATTTGacattttgatgtttttttaaaCAGGTTGATATCACAATCGTCTGAAGATGGGCATAGCAAAGACACAAGAGTAGTCGTACAAGGAATGTATATGAAAGCAACTGATCTATTTGCCAAGACAAAGGTACCCGCCCCCCAAAGCCAAAACATCTTCACTAGTAAAGCTTTATGAACACTACTAAAACAAAAAGTTTTTAactcttcttttctttgttttgtgttGTAGAGTGCTTGTTTAGCAGCATTGGGCTTTGGCGAAGACTCTATAAACGCATCTGCTATTCTCGTCATGCCAATGGTATCTTCAAAGATTACGGGGTTCAGAGGAAACGGACTCGAACGGGCTAAGATTCTGTCCATGAGAGGATCAGGATGGAGCAAACTAGCCATGGAAGAAGAAGGAACAAGAATGCTTGAAAAGAcatctcatcatcatcaccctTCAAAGGCTTAAGTAGATTAGTTAAAAAAACAAGAGAGCTAATGAAACAGTTTCTCAGGTACATTCTTCTCTTTATCATATATATGGCTTTAgtagcaaaaaaagaaaaaccattGCACGATTGTGTATTCTTGCAAAAGAAAAAACCAAAATGTATAACATTACATCTctgtatattattattattattgtttgagACCTGTTATAAAGAGTTTTGATTTCAAAATACAAAATCACTTCCAATTGTTGGCAACAATGTCAGCCAAATCAACAACTCTCTGCGAGTAGCCCCATTCGTTATCATACCAAGCAATCACCTTAACCATATCATCTCCCATCACCATAGTGAGCGAAGAATCAATGGTGGACGACACATCTGAGCATCTGAAATCAACAGACACAAGCGGCTCATCGCAGACTTCAAGGATACCTTTAAGCTCTTTCTCTGCGGATTCTCTGAAAGCAGCGTTAACCTCCTCAGCGAAAGTCTTCTTGGTGACCTGCACAACAAGATCCACCACTGAGACGTTCGGTGTCGGTACACGGAGAGCGATTCCGTTGAGTTTCCCTTTGAGGTTAGGGAGCACGAGAGCCACTGCTTTAGCTGCTCCTGTGGATGTGGGAACGATGTTTAAAGCAGCTGCTCTTGCTCTCCTTAGGTCACGGTGGCTAGCGTCTAGTAACCTCTGGTCACCGGTGTAAGAGTGAGTCGTTGTCATTGTACCTTTTATGATACCGAACTTCTGGTCAAGAACTTTGACAAAGGGAGCAAGACAGTTGGTAGTGCAAGACGCATTGCTGATGATCGGTTCGTCGGGGTTGTAAGCATCGGCATTGACACCAACAACGTATGTTGGAATGTCTCCTTTGCCTGGAGCTGTAATGATAACCTTCTTGGCTCCAGCTTCAATGTGTTTTCCTGCACCTTCTCTATCCACAAACACTCCGGTCCCTTCAATGACAATGTCGATTCCTAACTCCCTAAGAACAATCAACCACCAACATCAAATGATTTATCAGACTGATCAAGTTTCAGACAAAGAACTGCATTGTATTGTTGACTTACTTCCAGGGGAGAAGAGACGGGTTGCGGTTAGACACAACTTTGATGATCTTTCCATCAACAGAGAGGGCAGCGTCTCCAGAAGGTTTCACGTCAGCGTCAAAGATTCCGAGAGTAGAGTCGTATTTAAGGAGATGAGAAGCCTGCTTGACACCGCCGGTGTCGTTAATGGCAATGACATCAAAAGGAGAGTCCTTACGGCCGTGCCAGCATCTCAAGAAGTTCCTCCCGATCCTACCGAATCCATTGATAGCCACCTTAAGTTTAGCCTCGGTCACACCTTTCCTGTATCCACCACTGCTTCCCATCTAGCAACATGCACAGAAAAACATCTAAATGGTTTACAAAACATCGAAACAGATGCTGGTCTGGTCGCAGAACATGTCCAATCTATCAACATACATTCTGTTTCTTGATATAAACATGTCATAAGAGATAAAACATAACATGAAAGCTACAGATAATGCTGGGGGAAAACAGAGAACTCACTGCAGAGGTCTGGAAAGTGACAGCGGAAACAAACTCATCGGAAGAAAGTTTCTTGCCGAAGGGAAGTGATGCAGAGGAGCTTCTCAATCCTGAGAAGTCAGTGAAACCCTGAAGacaacaaaacacaaacacgTCTACTCAACTTGTAAAGAGCCAGTAAGTAGTAAGAGACAATATCATCATCAGAAGGGAGGTAACCTGAAGAGATGGTTTGGGGACAGAGAAAGTAGCTAAAGCCATGGTGGTGACCAGACAGGATCAACAAAGTTAAGGTTGTAACAGCAGATGAAAGAAGGAAGATGTGAAGCAGAGAGGTGGTAATATATAGTAAAAGGAAATGAAGGCAAAGAAGATTAGATTTTGGATAGCTTTTGTTACTCGTTTGTATGGTTGTGGTTGTTATCAAATCACTTTCTTTGTAATCTTCTCACATTTATATATGATCACATTTTCACAAGTCTCTTCAACGTGTCTGTGTGGTCATGGTCTAATATAGATAAGGCTTTTGATTGAcatttactaattttttttttcttcttttaaaataGAGTCAAATTCTATAAAGTACTACTACATAGtaaattagttattttaatCAAATTACACCACTTTAGAATATAACATAATTTAATGAAATGAGATATCGTTTTATTAATATCATAAGttaataattatcttatataaaatttatataaacatagaagtagaatataattatattttctttcaaatgattttttaatttttattattattaaaaatattattcatagAAATGTACACactaatatacatatttttagtaaattaaaaacaataaataattttaaaatagacgaaaataaaatttataaataaacagtatattttattttttaactccaaaaattaataaattattagtgTTTTTACTGTTAATGTTTTTCTCTAAACGACGCCGTTCCGAATCTCCTCCCTTGCTTCATCACCATCCACCACACACGATCAATCgaagggagagggagagagagaaccGGTGGATTCCCATCAACCACCATGGCGGCTCCGTCGCCGTCTCCACCACCAAACCTCCTCCCTCCTCCCCTCTTCCGCCCCGAAAAAGCCTACTTTTTCCTCAGAACATGCTCAAACTTCCCCCAACTCAAACAAATCCACGCCAAAATCATCCGCCACAACCTCGCCAACGACCAGCTCCTCGCTCGCCACCTCATCACCCTCTCTTCCTCCTTCGGAGAAACCCGATACGCTTCCCTCGTCTTCCGTCAGCTCCACTCTCCTTCCACTTTCACCTGGAACCTCATGATAAGATCTCTCTCCGTTAACAACAAGCCTCGCGAAGCTCTCCTCCTCTTCGTCCTCATGCTCTCTCACTCAAATCTCGATAAATTCACGTTCCCTTTCGTCATCAAAGCTTGCCTCGCTTCTTCGTCGCTTCGTTTAGGCACGCAAGTCCACGGTTTAGCTCTCAAAACCGGTTTTTTTACAGATGTGTTCTTACAAAACACTCTCATGGATCTTTATTTTAAATGTGGGAAAGTTGATTGTGGTCgtaaggtgttcgatgaaatgcctggTAGAAACATTGTTTCGTGGACGACTATGCTTAACGGTCTTGTCTCGAATGAAAGATTAGATGATGCGGAGGTTGTGTTCCGACAAATGCCTGCGAGGAATGTTGTCTCGTGGACCGCGATGATCGCTGCTTACGTTAAGAACCGTAGACCCGACGAGGCGTTTCAGCTTTTCAGGAGGATGCAGGTTGATGACGTGGAGCCTAATGAGTTTACGTTAGTTAGTATGTTGCAGGCCTCGACTCAGCTTGGGAGCTTGTCTATGGGGAGATGGGTTCATGACTACGCTCATAAGAATGGGTTCTCGCTTGATTGTTTCCTTGGGACTGCTTTGATTGATATGTATAGTAAATGTGGGAGCTTGGAGGATGCGAGGAGAGTTTTTGATGTGATGGAGAGTAAGAGTTTAGCGACTTGGAACTCGATGATTACTAGCTTGGGGGTTCATGGTTTGGGGGACGAGGCTTTGTCTCTGTTTGGGGAGATGGAAGGTGAAGAAGGGGTGGAGCCGGATGCTATCAGTTTTGTTGGTGTCTTGTCTGCTTGTGCGAACACTGGGAATGTGAAAGAAGGGTTGAGGTACTTCTTACGCATGATCTATGTTTATGGTATCACACCTATTGAAGAACATAATGCTTGTATGATCCAACTGTTGGAGCAAGCCTTGGAAGTGAACAGAGTTTCGAACTATGTTGATTCTATGGATTCTGATTCAAACATCAGCACTTCATTTGAAGTTGAAAGCACGGATAGAGTGAACGAAAGGCACGAAAGTTGGAGCCAGCATCACATTACGTTCTCCAAGTGGGATGCAGGCTGATGATTTTGAAGGTTAAGTGTCtcttgtcatatatatttttttccctCTTTTAAACAGATTCATATGCAATCTTTGTAACTATACAAGTATAGTTCATGTCTTAGCTCTCCTGTTTACTTGAAAATGTTCCATAATTGTAGAaggtagaaaaataaaaagtgttATCGTCTTAATATAGACATGTTATTATTAATGGATTTCTCAAAACGATCATTAACTTTGGAACTTTCGTTAAAGTCATATTTGAAACTTGCACAGACAAGCATTGTTTGAACAAAATGCGCATTGTTTGAACAAAATGCATACAAGGAGAGTAGAAGCAATCAGAAacagagatgaagaagagatttTTATTTGGAAAATTATAGATGAAACTGAGATAGTATTACATAAATTCATTAACTTGGGTTTGGCTATGTTTGGCTTGAGCAACAGCAATCTCAGCTTGCGTTCTGGCCAAAAGAGTTTGGGTTTTCTGAATTTCTGTTTGGAGCAAAGAAATGATCCCAACACATCCATAAACAGGATCTTCTACCCTGCATTTTGCTTCAAAGGACAAAGATTCCACTGCTTCAGCTCTTGTCTGAACAGGAAGTTGCTGTCAAAAGATACCACCATCAATATTTAATAACAGATGTTATCTTAGATAGGGATGTAGAACAGATACACATACACAAAAAGAATTTATATACCTGAAGCATTTTGGAAACGTTTCCAGCACCATAGATTCTGTGGATACATGCAAATTTATCAGGATCGCCTGGAGGGAAATAAGGTGAGAAAATGCAATCTTTTGGACATCTTCTTCTCAGATATTTGCAAGCAGCACATCTTTTTGGATTCATTACAGATTTTTTTTCCAGAGAGAAGAAAGATACCAAAAGATTATGAAATCTAAGAACACGGATTTGGCTTATTTGTATTCTTCttagtttccttttcttttccaaTGATCCAACGGCTACTTTCCAGTTTATGAAAATTTTGAGGACATTTACATAAGGTAAGCTTATTAATGATGATTTTAATTGTTACTAATTAGTAGAATATTACCGTTAAATGTTAACtttgttaaaacttaaaaaggaaaaatcgGTGTTGCCTTAATTCTCTTGACTAATATCTCCTCGAAGTACTTCCCAGTCAGTTTCTTCTCCTGCATGAACTTCACATCAGAGAGCTCAATCGCTTGGTTGAAACTTAAAACCATTCTTTTACAACCCTCTTTGTTTATATTATCAAATAACAGTA
This genomic window contains:
- the LOC103875284 gene encoding LOB domain-containing protein 23, with amino-acid sequence MNPKRCAACKYLRRRCPKDCIFSPYFPPGDPDKFACIHRIYGAGNVSKMLQQLPVQTRAEAVESLSFEAKCRVEDPVYGCVGIISLLQTEIQKTQTLLARTQAEIAVAQAKHSQTQVNEFM
- the LOC103828732 gene encoding uncharacterized protein At3g43530-like isoform X2, with product MAGKHGRKKSTQKKSENSTRARENVAPVVKEHVEEQSDRNNSDDLSPDLCEPSEKIKGRKRKNPSSFSGGVSTRTRARKAVSDENEPVGEDVVHEESTRVREKTAVSLSLDSESEDMSAVSSKARQPPQPLEFYFKSTEFTKTCKIQTKCSVKDTVDVIKKLKEEVKCFTSHPQFRHFFHMPSEKYLKLQAMWMLLMRTIRTEKEEDVAWFGVNGVPIRYSMREHALISGLDCHEYPRKYLKLGGTKFVDYYFGGLKKITITDVEQKLLSMKTACNDRLKMAVLFFLGRVIRGQAKDTGPVDPFILRVVDDLEACKTFPWGRLTFEDAVKNIKHMMELLKGEVHPACGFPGFVIPLQVLAFECIPKLGKKFRLSADSPCEDCPRMCKSRFTKSSMKGYPLEDIYTALGKTKVINSVLVPTLGEETLLARIIDEEPEYNPEGSASDTWNHWLVVKEKKIWWKELYEQDTGARVFTKQKDKVISVILVVQITQSNT
- the LOC103828732 gene encoding uncharacterized protein At3g43530-like isoform X1; translated protein: MCVVCVILFLDVQRKEEIMAGKHGRKKSTQKKSENSTRARENVAPVVKEHVEEQSDRNNSDDLSPDLCEPSEKIKGRKRKNPSSFSGGVSTRTRARKAVSDENEPVGEDVVHEESTRVREKTAVSLSLDSESEDMSAVSSKARQPPQPLEFYFKSTEFTKTCKIQTKCSVKDTVDVIKKLKEEVKCFTSHPQFRHFFHMPSEKYLKLQAMWMLLMRTIRTEKEEDVAWFGVNGVPIRYSMREHALISGLDCHEYPRKYLKLGGTKFVDYYFGGLKKITITDVEQKLLSMKTACNDRLKMAVLFFLGRVIRGQAKDTGPVDPFILRVVDDLEACKTFPWGRLTFEDAVKNIKHMMELLKGEVHPACGFPGFVIPLQVLAFECIPKLGKKFRLSADSPCEDCPRMCKSRFTKSSMKGYPLEDIYTALGKTKVINSVLVPTLGEETLLARIIDEEPEYNPEGSASDTWNHWLVVKEKKIWWKELYEQDTGARVFTKQKDKVISVILVVQITQSNT
- the LOC103875285 gene encoding pentatricopeptide repeat-containing protein At3g26630, chloroplastic, which encodes MAAPSPSPPPNLLPPPLFRPEKAYFFLRTCSNFPQLKQIHAKIIRHNLANDQLLARHLITLSSSFGETRYASLVFRQLHSPSTFTWNLMIRSLSVNNKPREALLLFVLMLSHSNLDKFTFPFVIKACLASSSLRLGTQVHGLALKTGFFTDVFLQNTLMDLYFKCGKVDCGRKVFDEMPGRNIVSWTTMLNGLVSNERLDDAEVVFRQMPARNVVSWTAMIAAYVKNRRPDEAFQLFRRMQVDDVEPNEFTLVSMLQASTQLGSLSMGRWVHDYAHKNGFSLDCFLGTALIDMYSKCGSLEDARRVFDVMESKSLATWNSMITSLGVHGLGDEALSLFGEMEGEEGVEPDAISFVGVLSACANTGNVKEGLRYFLRMIYVYGITPIEEHNACMIQLLEQALEVNRVSNYVDSMDSDSNISTSFEVESTDRVNERHESWSQHHITFSKWDAG
- the LOC103875282 gene encoding probable magnesium transporter NIPA8, producing MGEWVIGAFINIFGSVAINFGTNLLKLGHNERERLALQDGGGGKTPLKPIIHFQTWRVGILVFLLGNCLNFISFGYAAQSLLAALGSIQFVSNIAFAYVVLNKMVTVKVLVATAFIVLGNVFLVAFGNHQSPVFTPEQLAEKYSNATFLVYCGILILIVAVNHFLYRKGEVLLSTPGQEISSYWKMLLPFSYAVVSGAIGSCSVLFAKSLSNLLRLAMSSSYQLHSWFTYSMLLLFLSTAGFWMTRLNEGLSLYDAILIVPMFQIAWTFFSICTGFIYFQEFQVFDALRTTMFISGMLCVFIGISLLAPDDTRGNESKDNTSSLDSIVSSDVPSEEDRLISQSSEDGHSKDTRVVVQGMYMKATDLFAKTKSACLAALGFGEDSINASAILVMPMVSSKITGFRGNGLERAKILSMRGSGWSKLAMEEEGTRMLEKTSHHHHPSKA
- the LOC103875281 gene encoding glyceraldehyde-3-phosphate dehydrogenase GAPA1, chloroplastic, with the translated sequence MALATFSVPKPSLQGFTDFSGLRSSSASLPFGKKLSSDEFVSAVTFQTSAMGSSGGYRKGVTEAKLKVAINGFGRIGRNFLRCWHGRKDSPFDVIAINDTGGVKQASHLLKYDSTLGIFDADVKPSGDAALSVDGKIIKVVSNRNPSLLPWKELGIDIVIEGTGVFVDREGAGKHIEAGAKKVIITAPGKGDIPTYVVGVNADAYNPDEPIISNASCTTNCLAPFVKVLDQKFGIIKGTMTTTHSYTGDQRLLDASHRDLRRARAAALNIVPTSTGAAKAVALVLPNLKGKLNGIALRVPTPNVSVVDLVVQVTKKTFAEEVNAAFRESAEKELKGILEVCDEPLVSVDFRCSDVSSTIDSSLTMVMGDDMVKVIAWYDNEWGYSQRVVDLADIVANNWK